The nucleotide window TCACGTCACCTTTACCTCCGGGGTTTTTCGCTTTGTTGATGACGTGGAATTCTATTTCGTAGACGGCGCCCCTCTAATTCATGTCCGATCGGCGTCTCGCTTGGGTTATTACGATCTCGGTGCGAATCGCAGACGAATTGAAAAAATCCGAAAGGCTTTTGTATCTATAGACTGACGTTGTTTTTTCGAAGGTAAGCACGGACGATCCGGAGTATTTTGACACCACGGGGCCAACACCTTCGATTGCATGGAAATCGGTAAGGACTTCCACAAGCTGCTCGTTCTGGAAGATCTTTTTTGGTCCTAAAATGACAGGTTGAAGGAAAGTCCTAAAAACACCGCCGAATCGTAGTCCGATTCGCTAAGCTCGTTTCCCTTTTCATCTTCCAAGCGAAGCTCACCCCCCAAATTAACACCCGCCAGAAGGCTTGCCCGGGTTTTCCGGTTGAATCGGTAAGAGACAGCGCCAAAAACAGGAAATGACTCATCGTTTCCGATCCCGTTGGGAGCGACGCCATCCTTGTCGAGCCGAAACCGGAGTCGTTCATAGCGTCCGCCAAGGGAAAGGTTCAGGGAGTCTGTGGCCTTCCAATTCAGCGTCAAGCCTGGCCCCAGGGTGGCACCCACACCGCGACCGGTTCCCAGGCTCAGGTGATCTGTGATTTTCCAGTTGACAATCAAGACGGGGAATACACTTGCGTCATCTTCGATCTGGGAGATCACTGCGATACCCGGACCGATGGTAAGTTTGTCACTGAAACGGTAGGAAAATCCGGCAAAACCGCCCCCGGAGAACGCCTCATCAATGTCGGCGTCACTCTCCGCCGTCGTACGGATCGTTGGGATGACAAAAACAGACCAATGATTGTCATATTCTAATCGCATGGGCACACTAAACCGAAATGAATGGATATTGTCCCAGGGCTGCAAACCGGCAAAGCCACTTTCGCCCGAAAAATCATACCGGTCAAAACCGTAGCCCAGGGCCAATGTGATACTTCTTCCATGCTCGGTCTTATGGGAAACCCCGCCCTTAATGAAAAGGCGATTCGTGTTGAATCTGCCACCTCCGTCCAGGTCGCTTTCAAACTGATTCACATATCCACCTCGTAAAAAAGTGGACCAACCTGATTTTGAGCCTGGGAATTTTTCCTCTCCCCGCGATTCCGCGACGCCCCCTAGGGATGACAACATGGTAAAAGCAGAGAACAAAAAAAACAGACAACGGCTTCTCATTCATTCTCCTTGTTTACGCCGGTCAAGATTCCGTTTGAAACTGGAAGGACATCAATTGGAGTTCGAAACGACCCCGTTAATCAAGAGTGACACCCTGTTCGGCCGCTCAACCTTGCAGTTGCTTTACATGAATGAGTTTTTCCGTTTCAAACCCCAGGGCTTTTGCTTTTTTAATCAACTCCGATTTCACGGATTGCTCCATATCCGGTTTTCTTGCCAAGATCCACAAATAGGATTTATTGGGGCCGCAAACGAGAGAATACGAATAATTTACCTTGTCGAGAGCGATGATATGATATCCACCATAAAAGGGGCCGAAAAAAGATACTTTTAGACTGGCGACATCTGGATCGGCTAAAAAGTACGCCTTGCCGATTGCCTCTTTCCAAGTGTTTGTTTTTGGATTAAATCCTCTGTTGACGACCTTGATACCACCGTCCTGTCGCAAGCTGTAATGTGCCGTTACTTGCTCAAGTCCTCTTTCAAAAGAGTGATCCAGTCTGGCTATTTCGTACCACGTTCCCAGATAACGATTTACATCAAAACTCTGAACGGGCTTAATATCGCCAGGAATCCCTATACATCCCCCACAAAACAGCGATAATAAAAAAATGAATTTTTTCATCTAGCTTTCAGGTTCCTCCATGACACCGCGAGCATAAGGATTCCGATTTTAAAGAAGTCTTTTTGTTGAATTGAAACATAAGTGATTTCACCCTGAGGGTCAAGACTGAAGCCGCAGCATGTTTTGTTCCTTCTCTTTTGGGGAAAATCGCATCAAGAAATACTGTCCTTTCTCACCCCAGGGCACTTGGGGGACATCTTTGACTTTTTTACCTAATTTCGTATGCAACGATAGATCAGATTGAAAGAAACTGAGCCATGCCAAGAAGAGCTGGGCTGGATGCCTCCGGAACCCTGCATCATGTCATTGTCCGTGGCATTGAACGAAGAAACATCGTTGATGACTATCGAGACCGGCGGGATATTGTCTCCCGTCAACAGGAACAAGAGCGTCAGGCCGCAACAATCAAGTCGGCACTGCAATTTTTTGGCGACTATTGAGTTCTGCTGCTTTTTCTTTCGCCGCCTTGGAAACACCAAGAAAAGCCAAGCAGGTTAAAAAAAGTCCAGGATGTCCCCGAGATGCCCTCTTTGCCACCGTCCGATATGCTTTTTTGATTCTATTGAGGTCTGCCGTTCTGTTAATACCTAAGACAAGATAGTAATCTATTGGCATGATATTGCTCCAAATATATGCCCGATTCCCGTTAAAGATACCGCGCCTACCCAGCCTTGACTGAAATCTTCCGTGGAACTGCCTTTTCTGCCTTGGGCA belongs to Deltaproteobacteria bacterium and includes:
- a CDS encoding lipocalin family protein, with protein sequence MKKFIFLLSLFCGGCIGIPGDIKPVQSFDVNRYLGTWYEIARLDHSFERGLEQVTAHYSLRQDGGIKVVNRGFNPKTNTWKEAIGKAYFLADPDVASLKVSFFGPFYGGYHIIALDKVNYSYSLVCGPNKSYLWILARKPDMEQSVKSELIKKAKALGFETEKLIHVKQLQG
- a CDS encoding TonB-dependent receptor, with protein sequence MNQFESDLDGGGRFNTNRLFIKGGVSHKTEHGRSITLALGYGFDRYDFSGESGFAGLQPWDNIHSFRFSVPMRLEYDNHWSVFVIPTIRTTAESDADIDEAFSGGGFAGFSYRFSDKLTIGPGIAVISQIEDDASVFPVLIVNWKITDHLSLGTGRGVGATLGPGLTLNWKATDSLNLSLGGRYERLRFRLDKDGVAPNGIGNDESFPVFGAVSYRFNRKTRASLLAGVNLGGELRLEDEKGNELSESDYDSAVFLGLSFNLSF